The Coprobacter tertius genome includes a region encoding these proteins:
- a CDS encoding HAD family hydrolase, producing MKIKQLLFDFGEVLVNLSREKSVNAFQALGAEIADDIVPASWSFGGVFGDLETGRIDERKFYDELNRCLRINASDEQLRDAWNALLQDIPLYKLQLLRELRKDFRVYMASNTNRLHIDYTRDRLFRDEGGTIDDYFDKLYLSYEMGVSKPEAAFFEYIIKDAGIKPEETLYFDDSPANIEAAWRMGFRVCPVSPLDDLDKLVETCLHTNRK from the coding sequence ATGAAAATAAAACAATTGCTCTTTGATTTCGGAGAGGTATTGGTAAATCTGAGCCGAGAGAAATCGGTTAATGCGTTTCAGGCTTTGGGAGCGGAAATCGCGGATGACATAGTTCCTGCGTCCTGGTCGTTCGGAGGGGTATTCGGTGATCTGGAGACAGGTCGTATCGACGAACGTAAATTTTATGACGAATTAAACCGGTGCTTGAGAATAAATGCGTCCGACGAGCAGCTTCGTGATGCTTGGAATGCTTTGTTACAGGATATTCCGCTTTATAAATTGCAATTGTTGAGGGAACTGAGGAAAGATTTTCGGGTATATATGGCTAGCAATACGAATCGTTTACATATCGATTATACCCGCGATCGTCTTTTCAGAGATGAAGGCGGTACAATCGATGATTATTTTGATAAGTTATATCTTTCATATGAAATGGGAGTTTCCAAGCCCGAAGCTGCTTTTTTCGAATATATTATAAAAGATGCCGGGATAAAACCCGAAGAAACTTTGTATTTCGATGACAGTCCGGCTAATATAGAGGCTGCTTGGCGTATGGGTTTCAGAGTATGTCCTGTTTCTCCACTCGATGATCTCGATAAATTGGTAGAGACTTGTCTGCATACCAATCGTAAGTAA
- a CDS encoding porin family protein has product MLRHLCIFFFLLLTITPLSAQKNKVQTTPFIDQRRLHFGFSVGTHVQDLRFSHSGNVTVDGDSFYSEIPSFSPGFNVGLVSDLYINPYLSMRFTPTMYFGNKTVEIRNNNTGETVNNDIKSNYLAFPVHIKFSSKRLNNYRPYITAGVSPTLDLAKKKNELLQLKTYDTYLEIGLGCDIYLPFFKLIPELKFCFGLSNVLQRNRKDLQDPLDYKYTQAYNKISSQMVVLSFYFE; this is encoded by the coding sequence ATGCTAAGACACCTCTGTATATTTTTCTTTTTACTACTGACGATAACTCCGTTATCTGCACAAAAAAATAAAGTGCAGACTACCCCGTTCATCGATCAGCGGAGGCTGCATTTCGGTTTTTCGGTAGGTACTCATGTACAAGATCTTCGGTTTTCCCATTCGGGTAATGTAACTGTCGACGGGGATAGTTTCTATAGCGAAATACCCTCTTTCTCTCCGGGATTCAATGTAGGTCTCGTTTCAGATTTATACATAAACCCATATTTGAGCATGAGATTCACTCCTACTATGTATTTCGGGAATAAAACAGTAGAAATACGGAACAACAATACCGGAGAAACAGTAAATAATGACATAAAATCCAATTATCTCGCCTTTCCCGTGCATATTAAATTCAGTTCGAAACGGTTAAATAATTACAGACCCTATATTACTGCCGGAGTAAGTCCGACTCTCGATCTGGCCAAAAAGAAAAACGAACTATTACAACTAAAAACCTACGATACCTATCTCGAGATCGGATTGGGTTGTGATATTTATCTTCCTTTTTTCAAACTTATTCCCGAGCTGAAATTTTGTTTCGGATTAAGCAATGTACTGCAACGCAACCGAAAAGACTTGCAAGATCCTCTCGATTACAAATATACGCAAGCCTATAATAAAATATCTTCTCAGATGGTCGTTTTATCGTTCTACTTTGAATAG
- a CDS encoding DUF362 domain-containing protein, producing MAYVISDDCIACGTCISECPVEAISEGDKYSIDPDTCVDCGTCAGVCPTEAIHPA from the coding sequence ATGGCTTACGTAATTAGTGATGATTGTATTGCTTGTGGAACTTGTATCAGCGAGTGTCCGGTAGAAGCTATCTCTGAAGGAGATAAATACAGTATCGATCCTGATACTTGTGTTGATTGTGGTACCTGTGCTGGTGTTTGCCCGACAGAAGCAATTCACCCGGCTTGA
- a CDS encoding glycoside hydrolase family 3 N-terminal domain-containing protein produces MPKYIHIIFIYLLLCSFTLPQTKEPNMFSQIDREKMNQWVDSVFDSMSFNERVGQLFVLGVDVNLSARNKELIRKYVQDLKIGGILFTKGTVKNQVELTNYSQSLASIPLMITLDGEWGLSMRLTDAPRFPINMTLGAITNDSLIYAYGKEVGRQCRRMGIHVNFAPVLDVNSNENNPVIGRRSFGEVPEAVAQKGIAYARGIESEGVLSVAKHFPGHGDTSEDSHKTLPTVNHSLEHLEKFELLPFRRYINAGLSGMMIGHLHVPALDPYTNLPASLSPSITDTLLQQKMKFKGLVFTDGLEMKGASDIPGLITKALLAGNDMFVKPLAPETKFKELLKAISDEKIPHKLIEEKCLKILRYKYILGLNKPQYISLTNLEQDLNTPQTERLKRQLIESSITVLSDSTNMLPLKKLDQRKIGIISVGQQKAESWQNMIGNYTEISAKTTVFSTSKSKQQGNSNQLADCNTLIVGIFSNKVADAQIAENLCKGKKPILVFFISPYQMKTYSRLIKNASAVVLAYENNDLTQEYAAQVLFGGYGARGKIPVTVKNLYTAGNGIKKQPSRLGYTIPEEVGMNSRTLSQIDAIVKEGIENKAFPGCQILVAHKGKVIYNRSFGAFDYAGTHPVTNTDLYDIASLTKAAATIPAVMELYNDHKIGLNQKLSRYIPQLNKNKEMKQITVKDALFHETGLPPIIPIYPIVIDSATFTGPLFKGKRDANYRIQIDNRFYANKNAKLRKDLFSDTLSNTFSLKIAEHLYTVSSLPDTIFNRITHIVPSENRNYKYSCLNFILLQKAVENITGQPIDKFLEKNVYRPLGAYHTMYHPLESVSKNDIAPTENDEFLRHQILIGYPHDELAAFTGGVSGNAGLFSNANDLAKLLQMWLNKGEYGNEQYVSEHTVEVFTKTNSNRSRRGLGFDKPDIDKPNSSPTCEEAPASVYGHTGFTGTAFWVDPENDLLYIFLSNRVYAHRWNSALMTLNIRPRIQSIIYKSMVR; encoded by the coding sequence ATGCCCAAATATATTCACATAATATTTATTTACCTACTTTTATGCAGTTTTACACTACCTCAGACTAAAGAACCGAATATGTTCTCCCAAATAGATCGGGAAAAGATGAATCAATGGGTCGATTCGGTTTTCGATTCGATGTCTTTCAATGAACGCGTAGGCCAATTATTCGTATTAGGTGTGGATGTAAATCTTTCGGCAAGAAATAAAGAACTGATCCGCAAATACGTACAAGATCTCAAAATAGGCGGTATACTTTTTACTAAAGGTACGGTAAAAAACCAGGTCGAACTTACCAATTACAGTCAATCTTTAGCTTCGATTCCTTTAATGATCACACTCGACGGAGAATGGGGACTTTCGATGCGGCTTACCGACGCACCTCGATTTCCGATTAACATGACATTAGGGGCTATCACAAATGATAGCCTTATTTATGCCTATGGGAAAGAGGTGGGAAGGCAGTGCAGACGTATGGGCATACATGTAAATTTCGCACCGGTACTGGATGTCAATAGTAACGAAAACAATCCGGTCATCGGACGCCGGTCTTTTGGAGAAGTGCCCGAAGCCGTAGCCCAAAAGGGCATCGCCTATGCACGAGGAATAGAGAGTGAAGGGGTTCTTTCGGTAGCAAAGCATTTTCCGGGTCACGGTGATACATCAGAAGATTCTCATAAAACATTACCTACCGTAAATCATAGTCTTGAACATCTCGAAAAATTCGAATTACTTCCTTTCCGCCGTTACATCAACGCCGGCTTATCAGGTATGATGATCGGTCATTTACATGTTCCAGCTCTCGATCCCTACACCAACCTACCGGCTTCATTATCCCCCTCTATTACCGACACATTGCTTCAGCAAAAAATGAAATTCAAGGGACTCGTATTCACAGACGGATTAGAGATGAAAGGAGCATCGGATATTCCCGGACTCATTACTAAAGCGTTACTGGCAGGAAACGATATGTTTGTAAAACCTCTTGCTCCAGAAACTAAATTCAAAGAGTTACTAAAAGCCATTTCCGACGAAAAAATTCCTCACAAACTCATCGAAGAAAAATGCTTGAAGATATTAAGATATAAATATATATTAGGTCTGAACAAACCGCAATACATTTCACTGACCAATCTGGAACAGGATTTGAATACTCCTCAAACCGAACGACTAAAACGTCAGTTAATAGAATCGTCGATTACAGTTTTGAGCGACTCGACCAATATGCTGCCCTTGAAAAAACTAGATCAACGAAAAATCGGTATAATTTCCGTCGGTCAGCAAAAAGCCGAAAGTTGGCAGAACATGATCGGCAATTATACCGAGATTTCTGCAAAAACGACAGTGTTTTCCACCTCCAAAAGTAAACAACAAGGAAATTCGAACCAATTAGCCGATTGCAATACCCTTATCGTCGGAATTTTTTCGAACAAAGTCGCAGATGCCCAAATTGCAGAAAATCTATGTAAAGGCAAAAAACCTATTTTGGTATTTTTCATCTCTCCATATCAGATGAAAACGTACAGTCGACTTATAAAAAACGCCAGTGCCGTAGTGCTGGCTTATGAAAATAACGATCTGACACAGGAATACGCCGCACAAGTACTTTTCGGAGGTTACGGAGCACGAGGCAAAATACCGGTCACGGTAAAGAATCTTTATACTGCTGGAAACGGTATAAAAAAACAACCGTCACGTCTCGGTTATACCATTCCTGAAGAAGTCGGAATGAATAGTCGTACCCTTTCGCAAATAGACGCCATTGTAAAAGAAGGTATCGAGAACAAGGCTTTCCCCGGATGCCAGATATTAGTGGCACATAAGGGCAAAGTAATCTACAATCGCTCTTTCGGAGCTTTCGACTATGCAGGCACTCATCCTGTAACCAACACCGATCTATACGACATTGCATCTCTTACCAAAGCGGCAGCGACCATACCGGCTGTAATGGAATTATATAATGACCATAAAATAGGACTTAATCAAAAATTGTCCCGTTATATACCCCAGCTCAACAAAAATAAAGAAATGAAACAAATCACGGTAAAAGATGCTCTTTTTCATGAGACAGGATTGCCTCCTATAATACCCATATATCCTATTGTTATAGATAGTGCTACCTTTACCGGACCTTTATTTAAAGGGAAACGAGATGCAAATTATCGTATACAAATCGATAACCGATTTTACGCTAATAAAAATGCCAAATTACGGAAAGACTTGTTTTCCGACACACTTTCCAATACTTTTTCACTTAAAATTGCCGAACATCTTTATACGGTATCCTCATTACCCGATACAATTTTCAATAGAATAACCCATATCGTGCCATCAGAAAATAGAAATTATAAATATAGCTGTCTTAATTTTATTTTATTACAAAAAGCAGTTGAAAATATAACGGGTCAACCCATCGATAAATTTCTTGAAAAGAATGTATACCGGCCTTTGGGCGCCTACCATACAATGTACCATCCGCTCGAGTCCGTCTCTAAGAACGATATCGCCCCGACCGAAAATGACGAGTTCCTTCGACATCAAATTCTCATCGGGTATCCGCATGATGAGTTAGCAGCCTTTACAGGAGGAGTAAGCGGTAACGCCGGTTTATTCTCCAATGCAAACGACCTGGCCAAATTGCTACAAATGTGGTTGAATAAAGGAGAATATGGCAACGAACAATACGTATCGGAACATACAGTAGAAGTCTTTACCAAAACCAATAGCAACCGGAGCCGTCGTGGATTAGGATTTGATAAACCTGATATCGATAAACCCAATTCAAGTCCTACATGTGAAGAGGCCCCAGCATCGGTATATGGGCACACCGGATTTACCGGAACCGCGTTTTGGGTAGATCCGGAGAATGACCTGTTATATATTTTCTTAAGTAACCGTGTTTATGCACACCGGTGGAATTCTGCACTTATGACTCTCAATATAAGACCACGTATACAATCGATAATTTATAAATCTATGGTTCGATAA
- a CDS encoding 5'-nucleotidase C-terminal domain-containing protein, translating to MKMHPYLYISLLFFALFSCRQPHYEIVSEEGYTVPMDISQRETTDTSFINEVNLYKQKVDSITGQVIGKSAVFMDIKRPQSRLSNFTADLLKRKVGELNHTSCDFAIMNMGGIRTSLSKGDITVGEIFSIFPFDNSLSLLKIKGKDVKTLFESIASRKGEGISKEVALVVTPDYQIKSLRIGGKPIEEDRIYTVGTIDYLANGNDGMDAFKNAVERIDSHIRLRDVMLSYVKELQKEGKVLNATLDNRFIIE from the coding sequence ATGAAAATGCACCCTTATTTATATATTTCTCTACTGTTCTTCGCTCTATTCTCGTGCCGACAGCCTCATTACGAAATTGTCAGTGAAGAGGGTTATACCGTCCCGATGGATATCTCTCAAAGAGAAACGACAGACACAAGTTTTATTAACGAAGTAAATCTCTACAAGCAAAAAGTAGATAGTATCACCGGACAAGTAATTGGAAAATCGGCCGTATTTATGGACATTAAACGTCCTCAAAGTCGACTTTCTAATTTCACAGCCGACTTACTAAAAAGAAAAGTCGGGGAACTAAATCATACCAGCTGCGACTTCGCCATTATGAATATGGGAGGAATACGCACTTCACTTAGTAAAGGAGATATCACAGTAGGAGAAATTTTCAGTATTTTCCCTTTTGATAATTCACTGAGTCTGTTAAAAATCAAAGGAAAAGACGTAAAAACGCTCTTCGAATCGATCGCTTCCCGCAAAGGGGAAGGAATCAGCAAAGAGGTAGCGTTAGTCGTTACGCCCGATTACCAGATAAAAAGTCTGAGGATAGGTGGAAAACCGATAGAAGAAGATCGCATTTATACGGTAGGTACGATCGATTACCTGGCAAATGGGAATGACGGAATGGATGCTTTCAAAAATGCAGTAGAACGCATCGATTCACACATACGGCTCCGAGATGTAATGCTGTCATACGTTAAAGAACTGCAAAAAGAGGGGAAAGTTTTGAACGCCACCCTCGATAATCGTTTTATAATCGAATAA
- a CDS encoding bifunctional metallophosphatase/5'-nucleotidase: MKTTKRFFLLLILLISGFSLGAQEKTLVIIHTNDTHSQIEAIPKTASKNADMGGVLRRKAFIDSVRIAEKNVILVDAGDYVQGTPYFNFFKGKAEIDLMNRMGYEIATLGNHEFDNGINALAEMLIPAQFDVINANYDFSHTALKDRIKPYIIKEIDGIEIGFIGLLTDPKGLIDERNYKGAVYHDPIETANHLAKELKEKGVDIVVILSHLGLEDNPGDKILAASSTDIDVIVGGHSHTLLPEAIKIKNKNGKDVLIGQTGKSGLNIGIMKLILKK, translated from the coding sequence ATGAAAACAACTAAACGATTTTTTCTTTTACTGATTTTACTGATTTCCGGTTTCTCGCTCGGTGCCCAAGAAAAAACGCTGGTCATTATCCATACGAACGATACTCACAGCCAGATAGAGGCAATTCCTAAAACGGCTTCTAAAAATGCAGATATGGGAGGAGTACTCAGACGAAAAGCATTTATCGACAGTGTACGAATCGCAGAAAAAAACGTTATACTGGTAGATGCCGGCGACTATGTGCAGGGAACTCCCTATTTCAACTTTTTTAAAGGCAAAGCCGAAATAGATTTAATGAACCGAATGGGCTATGAAATCGCAACATTGGGAAACCACGAATTCGATAACGGAATAAATGCATTAGCCGAAATGTTGATTCCGGCACAGTTCGACGTTATAAATGCAAACTACGATTTCAGCCACACAGCTTTAAAAGACCGAATAAAGCCTTATATTATCAAAGAAATAGATGGAATAGAAATAGGTTTTATCGGACTTTTGACCGACCCTAAAGGTCTCATTGACGAAAGAAATTATAAAGGAGCCGTTTATCACGATCCCATCGAAACAGCTAATCATTTAGCCAAGGAACTGAAAGAAAAAGGGGTAGATATCGTCGTAATTCTCTCTCATTTGGGGCTCGAAGACAATCCCGGAGACAAAATACTTGCAGCATCCAGTACCGATATAGACGTAATTGTGGGAGGACATAGCCATACTCTCCTTCCTGAAGCCATAAAAATAAAAAATAAAAATGGGAAAGACGTTCTTATCGGACAAACCGGAAAAAGCGGATTAAACATCGGAATTATGAAACTGATCTTAAAAAAATAA
- the rplS gene encoding 50S ribosomal protein L19, which produces MDFIKIAEEAFATGKQHPSFKSGDTITVAYRIKEGNKERIQQYRGVVIRISGHGDKKRFTVRKMSDNVGVERIFPIESPFIDSITVNKIGKVRRAKLYYLRGLTGKKARIKEKRI; this is translated from the coding sequence ATGGATTTTATTAAGATTGCAGAAGAAGCATTCGCTACCGGTAAGCAGCATCCCAGCTTTAAAAGCGGCGATACGATTACAGTAGCATACCGTATTAAGGAGGGTAACAAAGAGCGTATTCAGCAGTATCGCGGTGTTGTGATCCGTATCTCCGGTCACGGTGACAAAAAGCGTTTTACAGTTCGTAAGATGTCTGATAACGTAGGTGTAGAAAGAATTTTCCCGATCGAATCTCCGTTTATCGACAGCATTACTGTAAATAAAATCGGTAAAGTACGTCGTGCAAAATTGTATTATTTACGCGGACTTACCGGTAAGAAAGCCAGAATCAAAGAAAAAAGAATATAA
- a CDS encoding head GIN domain-containing protein: MKTSKTLLFIVFLISVSTLLNARTIVPNKKYVTYTVNNPKVFDAIESIGGPDIEYTQSTDGKTRISIFGSDNMIDLVAISVDNKILRVKYKENDLVIRGENRLKVIVSSPALSTARLKGSAKIVLKTIFRAQTLDLELSGSGDIEGKSVQCDIVNAFLKGSGDIELKNVNCRQMTASLSGSGNISLEGKAATAFLQVKGSGDINAKQLISGKTEAVILGSGDISCYAQDQLKARISGSGDIEYYGNPISVKKEGNREDIQKK; encoded by the coding sequence ATGAAGACATCGAAAACGCTTCTTTTTATCGTGTTTCTTATATCAGTAAGCACGTTATTAAATGCCCGGACAATCGTTCCCAATAAAAAATACGTAACGTATACGGTAAACAACCCAAAAGTATTCGATGCAATAGAGTCGATTGGCGGTCCCGATATCGAGTATACTCAAAGCACCGACGGAAAAACCCGCATCTCGATTTTCGGGTCGGACAATATGATCGATTTAGTAGCTATATCTGTAGACAATAAAATACTTCGTGTTAAATATAAAGAGAATGATCTCGTTATACGAGGAGAGAACCGGCTGAAAGTCATTGTTTCAAGCCCGGCTTTGAGTACAGCCAGGCTCAAAGGGAGTGCTAAAATCGTTTTGAAAACAATTTTCAGAGCACAAACCCTCGATCTTGAACTTTCCGGCTCAGGGGACATCGAAGGAAAATCGGTACAATGCGATATTGTAAACGCATTTTTAAAAGGAAGTGGAGACATCGAACTTAAAAATGTAAATTGCCGCCAGATGACCGCTTCATTATCAGGATCGGGAAATATCAGCCTGGAGGGCAAAGCGGCTACTGCATTTTTACAGGTAAAAGGGTCGGGAGATATAAATGCCAAACAGCTTATTTCGGGCAAAACCGAAGCTGTCATATTAGGATCGGGAGATATTTCTTGCTATGCGCAAGACCAACTAAAAGCCCGTATTTCGGGTAGTGGAGACATCGAATATTACGGCAATCCTATTTCGGTAAAAAAAGAAGGAAATCGAGAAGATATACAAAAAAAATAA
- the gpmI gene encoding 2,3-bisphosphoglycerate-independent phosphoglycerate mutase, with translation MNKKAFLLILDGWGLGDHKKDDVIFNTPTPYWDYLLETYPHSQLQASGENVGLPDGQMGNSEVGHLNIGAGRVVYQDLVKINRACADDSVLKNPEIVDAFTYAKESGKKVHFMGLVSDGGVHSSLDHLFKLCDISKAYGIDKTYVHCFMDGRDTDPKSGKGFIEALEKHMDVSTGKIASIIGRYYAMDRDKRWERVKEAYDLLVKGVGTPATDMVKAMQDSYDAGITDEFVKPIVHVDADGKPVAVIEEGDVVIFFNYRNDRAKELTIVLTQQDMPEQGMHTIPLHYYCMTPYDAKFKGLHILFDKENVVNTLGEVVANAGLNQLRIAETEKYAHVTFFFSGGREAEFENEERILIPSPKVATYDLKPEMSVYEVKDALVKAIGEQKYDFIACNFANGDMVGHTGVMEAIQKAVVAVDASVEAVVEAAKVNGYEVIIIADHGNADHALNEDGTPNTAHSLNPVPFIYVTDNKEAKVENGILADVAPSVCHILGIATPAEMTGHSLIK, from the coding sequence ATGAACAAGAAAGCATTTCTGTTGATTCTCGACGGTTGGGGTCTGGGCGACCACAAAAAAGACGATGTAATTTTTAATACTCCTACCCCTTATTGGGATTATTTGTTGGAAACTTATCCTCATTCTCAGTTGCAGGCTTCGGGTGAAAATGTTGGGTTGCCTGATGGCCAAATGGGTAATTCGGAAGTAGGACACTTGAATATTGGAGCCGGTCGGGTAGTGTATCAAGATTTGGTAAAAATTAATCGTGCGTGTGCCGATGATTCTGTTCTGAAAAATCCCGAGATTGTAGATGCTTTTACCTATGCGAAAGAGAGTGGTAAAAAGGTACATTTTATGGGGCTTGTATCAGACGGTGGTGTTCACAGTTCTCTCGATCATTTGTTTAAACTTTGCGATATATCGAAAGCATACGGGATAGATAAGACTTATGTTCACTGTTTTATGGATGGTCGTGATACCGATCCTAAAAGCGGTAAAGGTTTTATCGAAGCTTTAGAAAAACATATGGATGTTTCAACCGGTAAAATAGCTTCTATTATCGGACGCTATTATGCGATGGATCGTGATAAACGGTGGGAACGTGTAAAAGAAGCGTATGATTTGCTGGTAAAAGGAGTAGGAACTCCTGCAACCGATATGGTAAAAGCAATGCAGGATTCTTATGATGCCGGAATAACCGATGAATTTGTAAAACCCATTGTACATGTTGATGCCGATGGTAAACCGGTTGCAGTTATCGAGGAAGGCGATGTCGTAATTTTCTTTAATTACCGTAACGACCGAGCTAAAGAACTCACGATCGTACTTACCCAACAGGATATGCCCGAACAGGGAATGCATACGATTCCCTTGCATTATTATTGTATGACTCCTTACGATGCTAAATTTAAAGGATTGCATATATTGTTCGATAAAGAAAATGTCGTAAATACCTTAGGCGAAGTAGTTGCTAATGCCGGATTGAACCAACTTCGTATCGCTGAAACCGAAAAATATGCTCATGTTACTTTTTTCTTCTCGGGAGGACGGGAAGCGGAATTCGAAAATGAAGAACGTATTCTTATTCCTTCACCGAAGGTGGCGACTTACGACTTGAAACCTGAAATGAGTGTTTATGAAGTGAAAGATGCCTTAGTGAAAGCGATAGGAGAACAAAAATATGATTTTATCGCTTGTAATTTTGCTAACGGTGATATGGTAGGTCATACCGGTGTTATGGAAGCGATACAGAAAGCCGTTGTCGCAGTCGATGCGTCGGTAGAAGCGGTTGTTGAAGCTGCAAAGGTCAATGGTTATGAGGTAATTATTATTGCAGATCACGGAAATGCCGACCATGCGCTCAACGAAGATGGTACGCCAAATACGGCACATTCACTGAATCCGGTTCCTTTTATTTATGTAACGGATAATAAAGAGGCAAAAGTAGAAAACGGTATATTAGCCGATGTCGCTCCTTCTGTATGTCATATACTGGGAATAGCGACTCCGGCGGAAATGACCGGTCACAGCCTTATTAAATAA
- a CDS encoding DUF3109 family protein, whose amino-acid sequence MLEIGDTLISLDVLEKEFICNLDACKGACCIEGDAGAPLEESERLKIKEILPEIWDDLSPAAREIIEDQGVAYIDEEGDIVTSIVNGKDCVFTCYEKDGMCKCAFEKAYKEGRIDFYKPISCHLYPVRVKQYDRFKAVNYNRWKICKAAEVLGRKEGVKVYQFLKEPLIRKFGISWYNELCKVADVYLREKENR is encoded by the coding sequence ATGTTAGAGATCGGTGATACGCTTATCAGCCTCGATGTCCTTGAGAAGGAATTTATTTGCAATCTCGATGCTTGCAAAGGGGCATGCTGTATAGAAGGTGATGCGGGTGCTCCCCTCGAGGAAAGCGAACGTCTTAAAATAAAGGAGATACTTCCTGAAATATGGGATGATCTCTCGCCGGCAGCCCGAGAAATTATCGAAGATCAGGGGGTTGCTTATATCGATGAAGAAGGTGATATCGTAACGTCTATCGTGAACGGGAAAGATTGCGTATTTACCTGTTATGAGAAAGACGGGATGTGTAAATGTGCTTTTGAAAAAGCCTACAAAGAAGGTCGTATCGATTTTTATAAGCCCATTTCATGTCATCTTTATCCGGTTCGCGTTAAACAATATGACCGTTTTAAAGCGGTAAATTATAACCGGTGGAAAATTTGTAAAGCGGCCGAAGTGTTGGGCCGAAAAGAGGGAGTTAAAGTATATCAATTCCTAAAGGAACCATTGATACGTAAATTCGGTATATCTTGGTATAACGAGTTATGTAAGGTGGCTGATGTATATTTAAGAGAAAAGGAAAACAGGTAA
- the serS gene encoding serine--tRNA ligase: MLTLAAIKENPEEIVRKLAKKHFDAKELINKVLELDKIRRASQVELDKRLAELKNLSAQTGKYMKEGKKEEAEKIKQQVAELKEGNKSLEKAMSDAEDNIVDILLNIPNTPCDMVPEGRTAEDNIIERTGGIIPALSDNALPHWELAKKYDLIDFELGVKITGAGFPVYKGKGARLQRALISFFLDNAREAGYLEIQPPYVVNAASGYGTGQLPDKEGQMYHCNEDDLYLIPTAEVPVTNLYRDVILNESDLPIKNTAYSACFRREAGSYGKDVRGLNRLHQFDKVEIVQIQHPDHSYEALKEMINYVQTLVEKLELPWHILRLCGGDMSFTSAITFDFEVYSAAQKRWLEVSSVSNFESYQANRLKCRFKGADKKTRLVHTLNGSALALPRIMAALLENNQTPEGIRIPKALVPYTGFDVID; encoded by the coding sequence ATGTTAACACTGGCTGCGATTAAAGAGAATCCTGAAGAAATTGTCAGGAAATTAGCCAAAAAGCATTTCGATGCCAAAGAACTCATAAACAAAGTACTCGAACTCGATAAAATACGAAGGGCTTCTCAAGTCGAACTCGATAAACGGCTGGCTGAACTTAAAAACCTGTCGGCTCAGACAGGTAAATACATGAAAGAAGGGAAAAAAGAGGAAGCCGAAAAGATAAAACAACAAGTTGCAGAACTGAAGGAAGGGAACAAATCTCTTGAAAAAGCCATGTCGGATGCCGAAGATAACATTGTCGACATCTTACTGAATATCCCTAATACTCCTTGCGATATGGTTCCCGAAGGACGTACCGCAGAAGATAATATTATAGAACGTACCGGAGGGATAATCCCGGCTCTCTCTGATAACGCCCTTCCGCATTGGGAACTGGCAAAAAAATATGACCTTATAGATTTTGAACTGGGCGTAAAAATTACAGGAGCGGGATTCCCCGTATATAAAGGGAAGGGAGCTCGGTTACAACGCGCACTTATCAGCTTTTTTCTCGATAACGCACGGGAAGCCGGTTATCTCGAAATACAACCGCCCTATGTAGTAAATGCAGCATCGGGTTATGGTACGGGACAGCTACCCGATAAAGAAGGACAAATGTATCATTGCAATGAGGACGATTTGTATCTCATTCCTACTGCTGAAGTCCCGGTAACGAATCTATACCGTGATGTGATACTCAATGAGTCGGATCTACCAATAAAAAATACCGCATATTCGGCCTGTTTTAGACGGGAAGCCGGGTCTTATGGAAAAGATGTTCGGGGATTAAACCGGTTACACCAATTCGATAAAGTAGAAATCGTGCAGATACAACATCCCGATCATTCTTATGAGGCGCTCAAGGAGATGATAAACTATGTACAAACACTGGTAGAAAAACTCGAGCTTCCCTGGCATATTCTTCGTTTATGCGGAGGGGATATGAGTTTTACTTCTGCCATTACATTCGATTTTGAAGTATACTCTGCCGCTCAAAAAAGATGGCTTGAAGTAAGTTCTGTGTCGAATTTCGAGAGCTATCAGGCAAACCGGCTGAAATGCCGCTTCAAAGGTGCCGATAAAAAAACTCGCCTTGTACATACCCTTAACGGTAGCGCACTCGCATTACCCAGAATCATGGCTGCTTTACTCGAAAATAATCAAACTCCTGAAGGAATACGTATTCCGAAGGCCTTAGTGCCTTATACCGGATTCGACGTTATAGACTAA